One region of Anaerolineae bacterium genomic DNA includes:
- a CDS encoding carbohydrate ABC transporter permease: MGKGGTGRPASIVYAVRVDKIGRRAQLIRVIRAFLAVVIALIFLIPVFWMGTTAFKSRADVVSVPPKIFFKPTLEGFVNLLTERSVLTQALLEAARQRTDLKWYERIALNQGQEIMGLSEYVHRLRNSLIVATGSTVAAVTLGLLAGYAFSRFNVPGKADLLFFILSTRMLPAVVVTIPIFLMYRALGLHDTHLGLILLYTVFNLSLSVWLLKGFIDEIPREYEEAALVDGYTRFQAFRKVVLPQALTGIATTTVFCLIFAWNEYAFALMLTTEKARTAPPSIPAVLGRGGIEWAAIAAGSLGFLIPVMIVTFALRRYLLRGVTFGAIRQ; encoded by the coding sequence ATGGGAAAAGGGGGAACCGGCAGGCCAGCGTCCATCGTTTATGCCGTCCGCGTTGACAAAATCGGCCGCCGTGCGCAGCTAATTCGCGTCATCCGGGCCTTTCTCGCCGTGGTGATCGCCCTGATCTTCCTCATCCCAGTGTTCTGGATGGGCACCACGGCCTTTAAATCCCGGGCGGACGTGGTGTCCGTGCCGCCTAAGATCTTCTTCAAGCCCACCCTCGAGGGCTTCGTCAACCTCTTGACAGAGCGTTCCGTCTTGACCCAAGCCCTGCTGGAAGCCGCTCGTCAACGCACGGACCTAAAGTGGTATGAGCGCATCGCCCTGAACCAGGGGCAAGAGATCATGGGCCTGAGCGAATATGTGCACCGTCTGCGGAACTCGCTGATCGTCGCCACCGGCTCCACCGTGGCCGCAGTCACGTTGGGCCTACTAGCGGGCTACGCCTTCAGCCGTTTCAATGTGCCGGGTAAAGCGGATTTGCTTTTCTTCATCCTCAGCACCCGGATGTTGCCGGCCGTCGTGGTCACGATCCCCATCTTTTTAATGTACCGGGCGTTAGGGCTCCACGACACGCATCTGGGGTTAATTCTCCTCTACACCGTCTTTAATCTCTCCCTCTCGGTGTGGTTGCTCAAGGGCTTCATTGACGAGATCCCGCGGGAATACGAAGAGGCGGCCTTGGTGGACGGTTACACCCGCTTCCAGGCTTTTAGGAAGGTGGTGCTACCACAGGCTCTCACCGGTATCGCCACTACCACCGTCTTCTGTCTTATCTTCGCCTGGAACGAGTACGCCTTTGCCCTAATGTTGACCACGGAGAAGGCTCGCACGGCGCCACCCAGTATCCCGGCGGTGCTGGGGCGAGGAGGTATTGAGTGGGCGGCCATTGCGGCAGGCTCGCTGGGGTTCCTGATCCCGGTCATGATCGTCACCTTTGCCTTGCGGCGCTATCTGCTACGGGGCGTGACCTTTGGCGCTATCCGTCAGTAA
- a CDS encoding sugar ABC transporter permease has product MHNMGTVQRREVPFHPRRQLSDDALWRLFIFPTLALLIAMNIFPLFYSLYLSFTDYSAIARKPPVWVGLQNYRSILNDKQLWVYFATTGRYALFSVTLEMVIGFGLAMLLRERFKGSGVITTLILIPMMLSPVVVGLFWKLIYNPSFGIFNYLLGFSDPSKAPDWLANPKLALWAVVIVDVWMWSPFVMLLCLSGLNAIPEYLYEAAVIDRASPWFQFWRITLPQVAPLLLIAVLFRTIEAFKAFDLVMGLTGGGPGDATELIAVNLYRQAFLGQWRTGRSSALAYIILVIIIGVSNVYIRYLNKLRGEG; this is encoded by the coding sequence ATGCATAACATGGGAACTGTTCAGCGCCGTGAAGTCCCATTTCACCCCCGCCGACAGCTCAGCGATGATGCCCTCTGGCGGCTTTTCATCTTTCCCACATTGGCTCTGCTAATCGCCATGAACATCTTCCCTCTCTTTTACAGCCTTTATCTGAGCTTCACCGATTACTCAGCCATCGCTCGCAAGCCGCCAGTATGGGTCGGGCTTCAAAACTATCGCAGCATCCTTAATGACAAACAGCTATGGGTTTACTTCGCCACCACGGGCCGGTATGCTCTCTTCTCCGTCACGTTGGAGATGGTCATCGGCTTCGGTCTAGCGATGCTGCTGCGCGAGCGGTTTAAGGGCAGCGGAGTGATCACCACCCTAATCCTGATCCCCATGATGCTCTCGCCAGTGGTGGTGGGGCTATTCTGGAAGCTGATCTATAATCCCAGCTTCGGTATCTTCAACTATCTGTTGGGCTTCTCCGATCCCTCCAAGGCGCCTGACTGGCTGGCCAACCCCAAGCTGGCCCTATGGGCCGTGGTGATCGTAGACGTGTGGATGTGGAGCCCCTTCGTAATGTTGCTATGCCTGTCAGGGTTGAATGCCATCCCCGAGTACCTATATGAGGCGGCGGTGATTGATCGCGCCAGCCCTTGGTTTCAATTCTGGCGTATCACCCTGCCGCAGGTGGCGCCACTGCTTCTGATCGCCGTGTTGTTCCGCACAATCGAGGCCTTTAAAGCCTTCGATCTGGTGATGGGGCTGACCGGCGGTGGCCCAGGCGATGCGACCGAGCTGATCGCAGTCAACCTCTATCGTCAGGCCTTCTTAGGCCAGTGGCGGACTGGCCGATCCAGCGCGCTGGCTTACATCATCCTAGTCATTATCATCGGCGTTAGCAATGTGTACATCCGATACCTGAACAAGCTGAGAGGAGAGGGGTAA
- a CDS encoding extracellular solute-binding protein, with amino-acid sequence MSGYKSLLLTLVIALMLTACVPAATPAPAAPPTQPPAVEKPAEQPPAKPAVQELKILWAEWDPADYLQQIGNLYEAETGIKVTVVQEPWGSFYDRAFTEFAAGGATFDMIVGDSQWLGQGATQGHYIELTDFLVGEGIADTVTEATLTYYGEYPTGSGRYWAFPTEGDAIGWAYRKDLFEDPAERAAFQQQYGYELSVPKTYKELMDIAKFFTRPDKGLYGVAIYTQKDYDAITMGYENTMFTYGARWQNPETNEVIGWVNSPKAIEALQVYKELYDCCQPPGMSNAFFNETNDAFISGQAVMAMNYFAFFPALASPAINPYAANTGFFANPAGPYGDRHAALGGQGLSIVSYISPERQEAAKDFIRWFAKEEIQAKWAELGGYTCNKNVLASDTFLKATPFNPAFAETMEMVMDFWNVPVYAQLLEVTQRELHRHVVAGEGTAEETLNRIAEEHDKILREAGFIKE; translated from the coding sequence ATGTCCGGATATAAAAGCTTGCTGCTCACCCTTGTCATTGCTTTGATGCTGACGGCTTGTGTCCCAGCCGCGACACCGGCTCCCGCAGCTCCACCGACTCAACCGCCAGCCGTGGAGAAGCCCGCTGAGCAGCCGCCAGCCAAGCCGGCTGTTCAGGAGCTGAAAATCCTCTGGGCCGAATGGGATCCCGCCGACTATCTACAGCAAATCGGGAACCTGTATGAGGCGGAGACGGGCATCAAGGTCACGGTCGTTCAGGAGCCGTGGGGGAGCTTCTACGATCGAGCCTTCACCGAGTTCGCCGCGGGCGGCGCTACCTTCGACATGATCGTGGGCGACAGCCAATGGCTGGGCCAGGGAGCAACCCAAGGACATTACATCGAGCTGACCGACTTCCTGGTGGGCGAGGGGATCGCCGACACAGTGACGGAGGCCACTTTGACCTACTATGGGGAATATCCCACGGGCTCCGGCCGTTATTGGGCCTTCCCTACAGAGGGCGATGCGATCGGTTGGGCTTACCGCAAGGATCTATTTGAAGATCCGGCGGAGAGGGCGGCGTTCCAGCAGCAGTACGGCTATGAGCTCAGCGTGCCGAAAACCTACAAGGAGTTGATGGACATCGCCAAGTTCTTCACTCGCCCGGACAAGGGCCTCTATGGCGTAGCCATCTACACCCAGAAGGACTATGACGCCATCACCATGGGCTATGAGAACACCATGTTCACCTATGGCGCGCGCTGGCAGAATCCCGAGACTAACGAAGTCATCGGCTGGGTGAACTCGCCTAAGGCCATCGAGGCTCTCCAGGTATACAAGGAACTGTACGACTGCTGCCAGCCGCCGGGGATGAGCAACGCCTTCTTCAACGAAACGAACGACGCCTTCATCAGCGGCCAGGCGGTGATGGCCATGAACTACTTCGCCTTCTTTCCCGCTTTGGCCAGCCCGGCCATCAACCCTTACGCTGCGAATACTGGTTTCTTCGCCAACCCCGCCGGGCCGTACGGCGATCGCCATGCCGCCCTGGGTGGCCAGGGGCTAAGCATCGTCTCCTATATCAGCCCGGAACGCCAAGAAGCCGCCAAGGATTTCATCCGCTGGTTTGCGAAGGAGGAGATCCAGGCCAAATGGGCGGAGCTGGGCGGCTATACCTGCAATAAGAATGTCTTAGCCTCGGATACCTTCCTGAAGGCCACGCCTTTCAACCCGGCCTTCGCCGAGACCATGGAGATGGTAATGGACTTCTGGAACGTGCCGGTCTACGCCCAACTGCTGGAGGTCACCCAGCGGGAGCTGCACAGGCATGTAGTCGCCGGCGAGGGCACCGCCGAGGAGACCCTGAACCGCATCGCTGAGGAGCACGATAAGATCCTGAGAGAGGCCGGCTTCATCAAGGAATAG
- a CDS encoding ferredoxin family protein, which produces MIDNIDPQRCIGCKLCVKVCPLDILRMKPDGAGRSKAVIVYREECQSCFLCEIYCPTDAIYVGPERSPLHAMGSPVFSLDLQEKMLCSPSESSDLP; this is translated from the coding sequence ATGATCGACAATATTGATCCACAACGATGTATAGGCTGTAAGCTATGCGTGAAGGTATGCCCGCTGGATATTTTGCGCATGAAGCCCGATGGGGCTGGCAGGTCGAAAGCGGTGATCGTTTATCGGGAAGAGTGCCAGAGTTGTTTTCTGTGCGAGATCTATTGTCCAACGGATGCTATCTATGTTGGCCCAGAGCGAAGCCCCCTGCATGCGATGGGATCGCCTGTTTTTTCGCTCGATCTGCAAGAGAAGATGTTGTGTTCGCCCTCCGAAAGCTCAGATCTTCCATAG
- a CDS encoding FAD-binding protein — MKRGFQLERWQDYSIYWGEWDVLVIGGGIAGLMAARAAAPHARTLLVAKGFAGADGVSPFAGGVVIYLRPEDDWGAFWAEHAQLSEGLSHPEAVRRTIEMCAYLIERLAAKGAPVERSEDGSLHRRWMPAAGRQHVPRLGLSSVEFARFLRQEALRAGARILDQTVILKLRSAQKGGFWAVGIRRQQGMLVALRARAVVLAAGGCAWRGAHMGLHSAMGEGLTLGLEAGAELAGMEFCTSYLATCALFDTHGQDVLMGLGGRLRNRWGEDILARHGFPCPAPPHLTALAMLSELRAGHDPIVMDLRAIPARARQEWENQFPVVARGLRRTGVDVFNEPIPWIPGFVGSIAGGGGIYIRNLAGATGVPGLFAAGDTATRLPLVGAGSGITFMNLAWALASGHWAGRAAIQAVEQAEPGDSSWEEETFAPLLCAMLAPLDLGDPERSRTSLDDVLKSLQRFVADPAYNFFRTSSGLAEAEAGVAALWEHLHTIRVGSWHDLVRWHELQSAIRIAQAMFQSAKARPETRGWHRRLDHPRPDPRYEDIWLITRPEERATSPSFRITSLSLSDPQTFQIWSPQENEG, encoded by the coding sequence ATGAAGCGGGGATTCCAGCTCGAGCGCTGGCAGGATTACTCCATATACTGGGGGGAATGGGATGTCTTAGTGATTGGCGGCGGGATTGCCGGTCTGATGGCCGCCCGGGCCGCAGCGCCGCATGCTCGAACCCTTCTGGTGGCCAAGGGGTTTGCCGGAGCCGATGGAGTCAGCCCCTTTGCTGGGGGCGTTGTAATCTACCTGCGGCCCGAGGATGATTGGGGGGCCTTCTGGGCGGAGCATGCCCAGCTCTCCGAGGGGCTTTCGCATCCCGAAGCGGTTCGCCGAACGATAGAGATGTGCGCATACCTAATTGAGCGGCTGGCAGCGAAAGGGGCTCCGGTCGAGCGCTCCGAGGATGGATCGTTGCATCGACGATGGATGCCCGCGGCCGGACGCCAACATGTCCCTCGGCTTGGGCTTTCCAGTGTGGAGTTCGCCCGGTTTCTCCGTCAGGAGGCCCTGCGGGCTGGTGCCCGGATCCTGGATCAAACGGTCATTCTAAAGCTCCGTTCCGCGCAAAAGGGTGGCTTCTGGGCGGTCGGGATTCGCCGTCAGCAGGGCATGCTAGTGGCGTTGCGGGCTCGGGCTGTGGTGCTGGCAGCCGGGGGCTGCGCGTGGCGAGGGGCCCATATGGGATTGCATTCCGCGATGGGGGAGGGATTGACTCTGGGGCTGGAAGCCGGGGCTGAGCTGGCGGGAATGGAATTCTGCACAAGCTATCTAGCCACCTGCGCGCTCTTCGACACCCATGGACAGGATGTGCTTATGGGACTCGGAGGGCGTCTGCGGAACCGGTGGGGCGAGGACATCCTAGCGCGACACGGGTTTCCATGCCCAGCTCCGCCTCATCTGACCGCCCTAGCCATGCTAAGCGAGCTTCGGGCCGGGCACGATCCCATCGTCATGGACCTTCGAGCGATCCCGGCCCGGGCGCGACAGGAGTGGGAGAACCAGTTCCCCGTCGTCGCTCGGGGATTGCGCCGCACCGGCGTAGATGTGTTCAACGAGCCTATCCCCTGGATCCCGGGTTTCGTCGGATCGATTGCCGGAGGGGGAGGGATTTATATCCGAAACCTAGCGGGGGCGACCGGGGTTCCTGGCCTTTTTGCAGCGGGCGATACGGCGACACGCCTGCCGCTGGTCGGCGCCGGCAGCGGGATCACCTTTATGAACCTGGCATGGGCACTAGCAAGCGGACACTGGGCCGGGCGAGCCGCCATCCAAGCCGTCGAGCAGGCCGAACCTGGCGATAGCTCTTGGGAGGAGGAGACATTTGCGCCGCTGCTTTGCGCCATGTTGGCCCCTCTGGACCTAGGCGACCCTGAGCGAAGTCGGACCTCTCTGGATGATGTGTTGAAATCCCTGCAGCGCTTCGTCGCAGATCCGGCGTATAACTTCTTCCGAACCTCCTCGGGGCTGGCGGAGGCCGAGGCGGGCGTAGCGGCTCTCTGGGAACATTTGCACACCATCCGGGTTGGAAGCTGGCATGATCTGGTACGCTGGCATGAGTTGCAGAGCGCCATTCGGATCGCCCAGGCTATGTTCCAGAGCGCCAAGGCACGTCCGGAAACGCGGGGCTGGCATCGCCGCCTGGATCATCCTCGGCCGGATCCGCGGTATGAGGACATCTGGTTGATCACGCGGCCGGAGGAGCGTGCGACTTCGCCTTCCTTTAGGATCACATCCCTATCGCTGAGCGATCCACAGACTTTCCAGATCTGGTCTCCTCAGGAGAACGAAGGATGA
- a CDS encoding ABC transporter permease translates to MLEARISTGAVRAQPVSRKRKMLRPVLGVAFMGGLWWGVTHPSWPGSHALLTSFSPFETLPALWHLMSSGVLIAHGLLSLKRVLIGLSLAIGMGTSIGLILGLRPSVEQAFLIPIHILRTMSPLSWAPLAIILLGVGDLAVISLIVVATIWPILFGTAAGIRQLEPGWLLMARSVGARGLHLLAHVILPAILPQIVGGIRLAVGLAWVVLVPAEMLGVSSGLGYFLLNTRDRLAYPELMATILAIGMIGLGLDAGVRQITKALPGARR, encoded by the coding sequence ATGCTTGAAGCCCGGATCTCCACCGGCGCGGTTCGAGCCCAACCGGTGAGCCGAAAGCGGAAGATGTTGCGTCCCGTGTTGGGGGTGGCTTTCATGGGTGGATTGTGGTGGGGTGTCACCCATCCATCCTGGCCTGGTTCGCATGCCCTTCTGACCAGCTTCTCGCCCTTTGAAACCCTGCCCGCCCTCTGGCATCTGATGAGCAGCGGAGTGCTGATCGCCCATGGGCTCCTGAGCCTCAAGCGGGTCCTGATCGGTCTATCTCTGGCCATCGGGATGGGCACGTCCATCGGACTGATCCTTGGGCTCCGTCCCTCGGTCGAACAGGCCTTTCTGATCCCGATTCATATTCTGCGAACCATGTCCCCGCTTTCATGGGCGCCTCTGGCGATTATTCTCCTAGGAGTCGGAGATCTGGCGGTGATCTCTCTGATCGTCGTTGCCACGATTTGGCCGATCCTCTTCGGTACCGCAGCCGGGATCCGGCAGTTGGAGCCAGGGTGGCTGCTGATGGCTCGGAGCGTCGGGGCGCGAGGCCTCCATCTTCTGGCCCATGTGATCCTTCCCGCGATTCTCCCGCAGATCGTTGGAGGTATCCGCTTGGCCGTGGGCCTGGCGTGGGTGGTGCTGGTCCCGGCCGAGATGCTGGGGGTCAGCAGCGGGCTTGGTTACTTCCTGTTGAACACCCGGGATCGGCTGGCCTATCCTGAGCTGATGGCAACGATCCTGGCCATTGGCATGATCGGGCTGGGCCTGGATGCAGGAGTTCGACAGATCACCAAGGCCCTTCCAGGAGCGAGGCGATGA
- a CDS encoding ABC transporter substrate-binding protein: MNHLTRRNFLRGGAAFLGLSLLGCGQSFSFPPPVTEKAPRPSPRPKDERLRIGYLPITDASALLIADALGYYKLEGLQPEPPILFRGWSQIAEAFQAGQVDAIHILMPAAIWMRYFRRFPVKVVAWNHVNGSAFTVKHDLQSLEEMAGQAVAIPFWYSIHNVVLQMLFRKASLEPVLGGMGTLGERQVRLLVINPPDMLPALAAGQIAGYIVADPFNALAEIRGTGRVFRFTGDVWRDHACCVVAMREEDLEERPEWAQAVIRAVVQAQLWLRANRKEAPQVLARYLPHPVEAIDKVFNAPLESYAATGAIRHIEWQPRWIDFQPYPYPSYTAALVRALQQTAVEGDVEFLKGLDPEWVAQDLVEERFVRQALEQVGGPSAFDQPASWERQEEIDA, from the coding sequence ATGAACCATCTGACGCGTCGAAACTTTTTGCGAGGTGGAGCGGCGTTCCTTGGCCTGAGCCTCCTAGGGTGCGGTCAATCTTTCTCTTTCCCTCCACCCGTGACGGAGAAGGCTCCGCGCCCCTCTCCACGGCCCAAAGATGAACGGCTGCGGATCGGCTATCTCCCGATCACTGATGCCTCGGCCCTGCTGATCGCCGATGCCCTGGGATATTACAAGTTGGAAGGCCTTCAGCCCGAACCGCCCATCCTGTTCCGGGGCTGGTCTCAGATCGCAGAGGCCTTCCAAGCCGGACAGGTCGATGCGATCCATATTTTGATGCCTGCCGCCATCTGGATGAGATATTTCCGCCGCTTCCCGGTCAAAGTGGTGGCCTGGAATCATGTCAACGGCTCAGCGTTCACTGTGAAGCATGACCTTCAAAGCCTTGAGGAGATGGCTGGCCAAGCGGTGGCTATCCCGTTCTGGTATTCCATTCACAACGTGGTATTGCAGATGCTTTTTCGGAAAGCGAGCCTTGAGCCTGTTCTCGGCGGCATGGGCACGCTCGGTGAGCGTCAGGTGCGGTTGCTTGTAATAAATCCGCCGGACATGTTGCCCGCCTTAGCCGCCGGACAGATTGCTGGTTACATCGTCGCGGATCCTTTTAATGCTCTGGCGGAGATCAGGGGCACAGGACGCGTGTTTCGGTTCACCGGCGATGTCTGGCGCGATCATGCCTGTTGCGTGGTCGCGATGCGGGAAGAGGACCTGGAGGAGCGGCCGGAATGGGCACAGGCGGTGATCCGTGCTGTCGTGCAGGCTCAGCTCTGGCTGCGGGCGAACCGAAAGGAAGCGCCGCAGGTGCTCGCCCGTTATCTGCCTCATCCCGTCGAGGCAATTGATAAGGTCTTTAACGCTCCCTTGGAGTCATACGCCGCCACGGGAGCTATCCGGCACATCGAATGGCAGCCTCGCTGGATCGACTTCCAGCCTTATCCGTATCCATCATATACCGCAGCGCTGGTCCGGGCGCTTCAGCAAACTGCTGTGGAGGGAGACGTGGAGTTTCTGAAAGGCCTAGATCCGGAATGGGTTGCCCAGGATCTGGTGGAAGAGCGCTTCGTTCGCCAGGCGTTGGAGCAGGTTGGAGGGCCATCAGCTTTCGATCAACCCGCATCCTGGGAACGTCAGGAGGAGATCGATGCTTGA
- a CDS encoding ATP-binding cassette domain-containing protein gives MSVLRAEGLCKSFMQQRRPVPVLRDLHLEVRDGEVVCVIGPSGAGKSTLLRLLAGLDRPDAGQVTLDGVPVQAGSPKLAVMFQTPLLLPWLTVRENVFFGLRFLKGLNGSTAWERVERALERVGLVDQADRSVAGLSGGQAQRVALARALVRQSAFLLLDEPLSALDAPTRRELRVEIRQLARSDGIGILWVTHDVDEAMEVGDHILLLSPQTGTFVWKLDLRTYADARPQLQEFIVDALRRARLQTTNHKLLG, from the coding sequence ATGAGCGTGTTGCGAGCGGAAGGGCTCTGTAAGAGCTTCATGCAACAGCGCCGTCCAGTTCCTGTGCTTAGGGATCTCCACCTGGAGGTCCGGGACGGGGAGGTAGTTTGTGTGATAGGCCCAAGCGGTGCGGGCAAAAGCACCCTCTTGCGCTTGCTGGCTGGCCTGGACCGACCAGATGCTGGACAGGTTACGCTGGATGGAGTGCCCGTGCAAGCAGGGAGCCCGAAGTTGGCCGTCATGTTCCAGACCCCGTTGCTGTTGCCCTGGCTCACGGTTCGGGAGAACGTCTTCTTTGGCCTACGCTTTCTGAAAGGGCTGAACGGGTCAACGGCCTGGGAGCGGGTGGAGAGAGCCCTGGAACGAGTCGGGCTGGTCGACCAAGCGGACCGTTCGGTGGCCGGGCTGTCGGGGGGACAGGCCCAGCGGGTGGCGCTGGCTCGGGCTCTGGTGCGGCAATCCGCCTTCCTTCTCCTGGACGAGCCCCTGAGCGCCCTTGACGCGCCGACACGACGGGAACTGAGGGTGGAGATTCGCCAGCTGGCCCGATCCGATGGGATCGGCATCCTCTGGGTCACCCATGATGTGGACGAAGCCATGGAAGTAGGGGATCACATCCTGCTTCTTTCCCCCCAGACGGGCACCTTCGTCTGGAAGCTAGATCTTCGAACATATGCTGATGCGCGGCCTCAGCTACAGGAGTTCATTGTAGATGCCCTGCGGCGGGCTCGGCTTCAAACAACAAACCATAAGCTGCTAGGATAA
- a CDS encoding DUF4242 domain-containing protein, with amino-acid sequence MLIFLLESALPNGVERAEIRAALDRLAQAARRWNAALVEAQVAGDNSRLFAILEAPAEESVRQAAQEADLATTLIKSVRLVGQGLEEARATRTTVDYVVEWNFPPGLSMEAYLQRKMANSPRYAMVPEVRFLRTYVCEDMSKCLCFYDAETVEDVLRARQVVEAPVDAVTRVESLDA; translated from the coding sequence ATGCTGATTTTTCTTCTGGAAAGCGCCTTGCCAAACGGTGTGGAGCGGGCGGAGATTCGGGCCGCCCTGGATCGGCTGGCCCAGGCGGCCCGGAGGTGGAACGCGGCACTGGTTGAGGCGCAGGTGGCCGGAGACAACTCCCGGCTCTTCGCCATCCTGGAGGCTCCTGCGGAGGAGAGCGTTCGCCAGGCCGCCCAGGAGGCTGACCTTGCGACCACCCTGATCAAGTCTGTTCGCCTGGTCGGCCAGGGGCTGGAGGAGGCCCGCGCTACCCGCACAACGGTAGATTACGTGGTGGAGTGGAATTTCCCTCCGGGTCTGAGCATGGAGGCCTATCTCCAGCGCAAGATGGCAAATAGTCCCCGATATGCAATGGTCCCGGAGGTCCGGTTCCTGCGCACGTATGTCTGTGAGGATATGAGCAAGTGCCTGTGCTTTTACGACGCAGAGACCGTGGAGGATGTCCTGAGGGCTCGACAGGTGGTGGAGGCCCCGGTAGACGCAGTGACCCGGGTCGAGAGCCTCGATGCTTAG
- the panB gene encoding 3-methyl-2-oxobutanoate hydroxymethyltransferase encodes MDERKKITLPDLFSKMQQGVPITMITCYDYPMAYLVEQAGIDIVLVGDSLGMTVLGYDSTLPVTMDDMIRHAQAVRRGTPNSWLIGDMPFMSYQPSDELAVMNAGRFMAEAACDGVKLEGGREVLSRVRAIVNAGIPVMGHLGLTPQSASALGGFRLQGRTAAQAKKIIDDAQALEEAGAMAILLELVPDQVCQLIAERASIPIISLGSGPHAHGQLLIFHDMFGLYPKFTPKMAKQYGDVGKLIRDGLKQYVYEVTNRIFPEPERYFRMKEDAYQELQEMLRVKAS; translated from the coding sequence ATGGATGAACGCAAAAAGATAACCTTGCCTGATCTGTTCAGCAAAATGCAACAAGGCGTTCCTATCACAATGATCACTTGCTATGACTATCCGATGGCGTATCTGGTAGAACAGGCGGGCATAGACATCGTGCTGGTAGGCGATAGCCTAGGGATGACGGTGCTCGGCTACGATTCGACGCTGCCTGTCACGATGGATGACATGATCCGTCACGCTCAAGCGGTACGTCGCGGCACACCCAACTCGTGGCTGATCGGCGATATGCCTTTTATGAGCTATCAGCCATCCGATGAACTGGCCGTGATGAACGCCGGTCGCTTCATGGCTGAGGCCGCCTGCGATGGCGTTAAACTGGAGGGCGGGCGCGAGGTGCTTTCGCGCGTGCGTGCCATCGTCAACGCTGGCATTCCTGTGATGGGGCATTTGGGGCTCACGCCGCAGAGCGCTTCCGCCCTAGGAGGGTTTCGGCTTCAGGGGCGGACCGCTGCACAGGCCAAGAAGATCATCGACGATGCCCAGGCGCTAGAAGAGGCTGGCGCCATGGCGATTTTGCTGGAGTTAGTGCCTGATCAGGTGTGTCAGCTCATTGCTGAACGGGCGAGTATCCCCATCATCAGCCTGGGCTCCGGCCCCCACGCGCATGGTCAGTTGCTCATCTTTCACGATATGTTCGGCCTCTATCCTAAGTTCACCCCGAAGATGGCAAAGCAGTATGGGGATGTCGGAAAGCTTATCCGTGATGGGCTGAAACAGTATGTCTACGAAGTCACAAACCGCATCTTTCCGGAGCCGGAACGCTACTTTCGCATGAAAGAGGATGCCTATCAGGAGCTACAGGAGATGTTGAGAGTGAAAGCATCCTGA